The genomic stretch GAGCGAGCGCCTGAGCCGCTCACGCGCTCCCCGTGAATGTAGTGGACGACATCGGCGGTATCGTTGAAGGCTTGCATTTCGTCTCCTAGTCTCGAACGTTTCGGCAATTTCATCAGTTTAGGAAGCGATTCACGCCGTGCAAAGACGTTATGATTGAAATCGTTGTTCACAACCGCAAACAATCCGCGCATGGACGAGCAAAAGATCGAGGCGCTCTGGACGCATCTGCACTGGCTCACAGTGCTCGCGGAGCAAGGCAGTTACACGGCGGCCGCGGCGCGGCTCGGCGTCAGCAAGGCGGCGATGAGCCAGCGCATCGCGGAACTGGAGCGCGCAGCGGGCGTGCCGCTCGTCACGCGCACGACGCGCAGCGTGCGCTTCACGGAAGCGGGCAGGCGGCTCGTCGACGACACGCGCGCGCAATACGCGCAAATCGCGACGAGCTTTTCAAGCGTGCGGGAGATGGCGGGCGTGGCGCGCGGCCTTATTCGTATGACGGCGCCGGTGGCTTTCGCGCGGCAGCAGATCGTGCCGAAGCTCGCGGGTTTTCTGCACGCGCATCCGGAAGTGCGCGTCCAATTGGAGGCGTCGGACCGGCTGACGTCGATTGCGACCGAAGGCTTCGATCTTGCCATCCGCCACAGCGCGCAGGCGCCGGAGACGCA from Caballeronia sp. LZ062 encodes the following:
- a CDS encoding LysR family transcriptional regulator — protein: MDEQKIEALWTHLHWLTVLAEQGSYTAAAARLGVSKAAMSQRIAELERAAGVPLVTRTTRSVRFTEAGRRLVDDTRAQYAQIATSFSSVREMAGVARGLIRMTAPVAFARQQIVPKLAGFLHAHPEVRVQLEASDRLTSIATEGFDLAIRHSAQAPETHVAWKLCDTHSVIVATRAYLRRRGTPATPADLAVHDCLYYPRTQAASIWSFVRKGARKTTAGPFTLAVNGAFSANNSELLRDAALDDLGIALLPDFTAQAAVQAGKLVVLLPEWRPVGAFADQLYVVRPYATHVPRAVALFIGYLREAFAGGFPL